CGCTCAGCGCTTGCAGGATGTCGTGGGTACCCTGCTGGTAGACTCGCAAACTACCCCTGCGCTCCGTCGCCCACTGGGTCACAAACGAGTCGATGGTTCCCAGGAGCGACATGGCCAGTAACTTCGGCTCGATAGGCGGCAGACTGCGCTCCCGCACCGCCAGCCGAGACAGAGCCGTGACCTCGCCGAGAAAGGCCTGCATGCACTCGAACACGCGCTGGCCAAACTGCGGCAGCACATTCCACTCGAGGCCGTGGGAAGCGGTGACGTAGACGCGGAAGGCGCGCTCGTGCTCGGCGCAATAGGCGAAAATGGCGTCCACCGCGGCGTGCAACTTGTCGATTCCCCTCGGCGCCGGGGCGACGTGCGCGCGTACGCAGCCGCGCAGCTCCTCCATCCGCCGCTCCAGCAGCGAGGTGTAGAGGTTCTCCTTGT
Above is a genomic segment from Candidatus Binatia bacterium containing:
- a CDS encoding TetR/AcrR family transcriptional regulator, giving the protein MIRSSRKQRELALRQEIIFEAAEAVLAARGFHGASVDEIAKRAEVSVGTLYNFFGNKENLYTSLLERRMEELRGCVRAHVAPAPRGIDKLHAAVDAIFAYCAEHERAFRVYVTASHGLEWNVLPQFGQRVFECMQAFLGEVTALSRLAVRERSLPPIEPKLLAMSLLGTIDSFVTQWATERRGSLRVYQQGTHDILQALSASRPVRKGTATVRRLRP